A DNA window from Pseudomonas wuhanensis contains the following coding sequences:
- a CDS encoding GTPase/DUF3482 domain-containing protein, with protein sequence MINPLKLAVVGHTNVGKTSLLRTLTRDVGFGEVSHRPSTTRHVEGARLSVDGEPLLDLFDTPGLEDAIALLDYLERLERPGERLDGPARLARFLEGSEARQRFEQEAKVLRQLLASDAGLYVIDAREPVLAKYRDELEVLASCGKPLLPVLNFVSSAQHREPDWREALARLGLHALVRFDSVAPPEDGERRLYESLALLLENSREQLERLIADQQAQRLARQQSAARLIADLLIDCAACRRSVVSEAAQEQQAISELRKAVRQREQRCVEALLKLYAFRPQDAAASELPLLDGRWGDDLFNPETLKQLGVRVGGGIAAGAAAGAGVDLLVGGLTLGAAALAGAIAGGALQTARSYGSRLLGKIKGQRELTVDDGVLRLLALRQRQLLQALNSRGHAAMDSIQVATPQDKTWREGKLPEALNKARAHPQWSSLNPNSKLSQGERQEQVEVLAQQL encoded by the coding sequence ATGATTAATCCCCTGAAACTCGCTGTGGTCGGCCACACCAACGTCGGTAAAACCTCGTTGCTGAGAACGCTGACGCGAGATGTCGGCTTCGGCGAAGTGTCCCATCGCCCCAGCACCACTCGCCACGTCGAAGGCGCGCGATTGTCGGTAGACGGCGAGCCGTTGCTTGATCTCTTCGACACTCCAGGCCTGGAAGATGCCATCGCCCTGCTCGACTACCTTGAGCGCCTGGAGCGACCCGGCGAACGCCTCGACGGCCCGGCACGATTGGCGCGTTTTCTGGAGGGTAGCGAAGCCCGGCAGCGCTTCGAACAGGAAGCCAAGGTGCTGCGGCAACTGCTCGCCTCGGACGCCGGCCTCTATGTGATCGACGCCCGGGAGCCGGTGCTGGCCAAGTACCGCGACGAACTGGAAGTGTTGGCCAGTTGCGGAAAGCCGCTGCTGCCGGTGCTGAATTTTGTCAGCAGCGCCCAGCATCGCGAACCGGATTGGCGTGAAGCCCTGGCGCGATTGGGCTTGCATGCATTGGTGCGTTTCGACAGCGTCGCCCCGCCGGAGGATGGCGAGCGTCGACTCTATGAAAGCCTCGCGCTGCTGCTGGAAAACTCCCGCGAACAGCTGGAGCGCTTGATCGCCGACCAGCAGGCCCAACGCCTGGCCCGTCAGCAAAGTGCAGCGCGGCTGATTGCCGATTTATTGATCGATTGCGCCGCCTGCCGCCGCAGTGTGGTCAGCGAGGCGGCGCAGGAACAGCAAGCGATCAGCGAACTGCGCAAAGCTGTGCGTCAGCGTGAACAACGCTGCGTCGAGGCCTTGCTCAAGCTCTATGCCTTCCGCCCACAAGACGCGGCGGCCAGTGAACTGCCGCTACTTGATGGCCGCTGGGGCGATGACCTGTTCAACCCGGAAACTTTGAAACAGCTCGGTGTGCGGGTCGGCGGCGGTATCGCGGCTGGCGCGGCGGCCGGAGCCGGTGTCGATTTGCTGGTGGGTGGCCTGACCCTCGGCGCCGCAGCACTGGCCGGAGCGATTGCCGGCGGCGCCCTGCAAACTGCCCGCAGCTACGGCAGCCGGCTGCTGGGCAAGATCAAAGGGCAGCGCGAACTGACCGTCGACGACGGCGTGCTACGACTGTTGGCCTTGCGCCAGCGGCAACTGCTGCAGGCCCTGAATTCCCGTGGGCACGCGGCGATGGACAGCATTCAGGTCGCCACGCCGCAAGACAAAACCTGGCGCGAAGGCAAACTGCCGGAAGCGCTGAACAAGGCGCGGGCGCATCCGCAGTGGTCGTCGCTTAATCCGAATTCGAAGTTGAGTCAGGGGGAGCGGCAGGAGCAGGTTGAGGTGTTGGCGCAACAACTTTAA
- a CDS encoding TIGR03364 family FAD-dependent oxidoreductase — protein sequence MTHHNDMLIVGAGILGLSHAYAAARRGLKVTVFERSETPLGASVRNFGQALVTGQPPGPMLELARASRDIWGQWAELVGLQLKRNGLYLFARTEAEEHLLEAFCAGRAMEHGYRVELLRGAALRDLYGGQFSHHRAALHGMDDQQLYSREAIPALIDYLRCELGVEFHFSTLVRDIEPGRLHSTAGTFSAEQIIVCSGHDYQTLLAEPIAELDPQICRLQMLRARPQINLNLQHALLTGLSCVHYGAFADLPEAAAIRAQILRDAPHLHENGIHLLISPTPYGELIIGDSHHYGSDPSPFNAEQVDDWMIELAEQTLGCKVQVVERWQGVYGSRGPGPFSFLRPMPGVSVALMHTGVGMSVGPALAERNVATLLGDS from the coding sequence ATGACACACCACAACGACATGCTAATCGTCGGCGCCGGCATTCTCGGCCTGTCCCACGCCTATGCTGCTGCCAGACGCGGTCTGAAAGTCACCGTTTTCGAACGCAGCGAAACGCCGCTCGGCGCGTCGGTGCGTAACTTCGGCCAGGCACTGGTCACCGGCCAGCCACCAGGGCCGATGCTCGAATTGGCCAGGGCCAGCCGCGACATCTGGGGCCAATGGGCAGAACTTGTCGGCCTGCAACTCAAGCGCAACGGCTTATACCTGTTCGCCCGCACCGAAGCGGAAGAGCACCTGCTGGAAGCCTTCTGCGCCGGTCGCGCCATGGAGCACGGTTACCGCGTCGAGCTGCTGCGCGGTGCGGCATTGCGCGATTTATACGGTGGCCAGTTCAGCCATCACCGCGCCGCGTTGCACGGCATGGACGACCAGCAGCTGTATTCCCGCGAAGCGATTCCGGCGTTGATCGACTACCTGCGTTGCGAGTTGGGCGTCGAGTTTCATTTCTCCACGCTGGTGCGCGACATCGAACCGGGGCGCTTGCACAGCACCGCCGGTACCTTCAGCGCCGAGCAGATCATCGTTTGCTCCGGCCACGATTATCAAACCTTGCTGGCCGAGCCGATTGCCGAACTGGATCCGCAAATCTGCCGTCTGCAAATGCTCCGCGCCCGCCCGCAGATCAACCTCAACCTGCAACACGCGCTGCTCACCGGTCTGAGTTGCGTGCATTACGGCGCCTTCGCCGATTTGCCGGAAGCCGCCGCGATACGGGCGCAGATTCTGCGCGACGCACCCCATCTGCATGAAAACGGCATTCACCTGCTGATCAGTCCGACGCCTTACGGTGAATTGATCATCGGCGACTCCCACCATTACGGCAGCGATCCATCACCGTTCAATGCCGAGCAGGTGGATGACTGGATGATTGAACTGGCCGAGCAGACGTTGGGCTGCAAGGTGCAAGTGGTCGAACGCTGGCAGGGCGTCTATGGTTCACGCGGGCCGGGGCCGTTCTCCTTTCTGCGGCCGATGCCAGGTGTGAGCGTGGCGCTGATGCACACCGGTGTCGGCATGAGCGTCGGGCCGGCGCTGGCTGAGCGTAACGTCGCGACCTTATTGGGAGACAGTTGA
- a CDS encoding dihydrofolate reductase, with the protein MTKSLPLSLIAALGENRVIGVDNSMPWHLPGDFKYFKATTLGKPIIMGRKTWDSLGRPLPGRLNIVVSRQADLQLEGAEVYPSLEAAVVRAQQWANEQGVDEVMLIGGAQLYAQGLAQADRLYLTRVALSPEGDAWFPEFDLNQWKLVSNVPNPAEGDKPAYNFEVWEKA; encoded by the coding sequence ATGACTAAATCACTCCCTCTCAGCCTGATCGCAGCCCTCGGTGAAAACCGCGTGATCGGCGTCGACAACAGCATGCCCTGGCACTTGCCGGGGGACTTCAAATACTTCAAGGCCACCACCCTCGGCAAGCCGATCATCATGGGTCGCAAGACCTGGGATTCTCTCGGTCGTCCGCTGCCGGGCCGGCTGAACATCGTGGTCAGCCGTCAGGCGGATCTGCAGCTGGAAGGTGCGGAGGTTTATCCGTCGCTGGAGGCCGCGGTGGTTCGCGCTCAGCAATGGGCGAACGAGCAGGGCGTCGATGAGGTGATGTTGATTGGCGGGGCGCAGTTGTATGCGCAGGGGTTGGCGCAGGCTGATCGGTTGTATCTGACGCGCGTAGCGCTGAGCCCCGAAGGGGATGCGTGGTTTCCGGAGTTTGATTTGAATCAGTGGAAACTGGTGTCGAATGTTCCGAATCCGGCGGAGGGTGACAAGCCTGCCTACAACTTCGAAGTCTGGGAAAAAGCCTAA
- a CDS encoding putative 2-aminoethylphosphonate ABC transporter substrate-binding protein: MFKPLALAAAVLTAFSLNAYAAKTELTVYTALEAEQLKTYKEAFEKANPDVEIKWVRDSTGIITAKLLAEKARPQADAVWGLAASSLAILDQQGMLQSYAPKDLGKIGGNYRDAANPPAWVGMDVWAATICFNTVEAEKQGLSKPVSWQDLTKPEYKGKIVMPNPASSGTGFLDVSAWLQTFGEKQGWQYMDDLHQNIGQYVHSGSKPCKLAAAGEFPIGISFEYPAVQLKRQGAPLDIILPKEGLGWEIEATAVIKGTPHEDAAKKLADFSASPAAMELYKENFAVLAQPGIAKPQTELPADYEQRLIKNDFAWASKNRDQILTEWRKRYDGKSEKVAAK; the protein is encoded by the coding sequence ATGTTCAAGCCTTTGGCCCTGGCCGCTGCTGTCCTCACCGCTTTCAGCCTGAACGCTTACGCGGCAAAAACCGAGTTGACGGTGTACACCGCCCTCGAAGCCGAACAACTGAAGACCTACAAAGAGGCCTTTGAAAAGGCCAACCCGGATGTCGAGATCAAATGGGTGCGCGATTCCACCGGCATCATCACCGCCAAGCTCCTGGCCGAAAAAGCCCGTCCGCAAGCTGACGCAGTTTGGGGGCTGGCAGCGTCGAGCCTGGCGATCCTCGATCAGCAAGGCATGCTGCAAAGCTATGCACCAAAGGACCTCGGCAAGATCGGCGGCAACTATCGCGACGCCGCTAACCCGCCAGCCTGGGTAGGCATGGACGTCTGGGCGGCGACCATTTGCTTCAACACCGTCGAGGCCGAAAAGCAGGGTTTGAGCAAACCCGTGAGCTGGCAGGACCTGACCAAGCCTGAGTACAAAGGCAAGATCGTCATGCCCAATCCGGCCTCGTCCGGCACCGGTTTCCTCGACGTCAGCGCCTGGCTGCAAACCTTCGGCGAGAAGCAGGGCTGGCAGTACATGGACGACTTGCACCAGAACATCGGCCAGTACGTTCACTCCGGTTCCAAGCCATGCAAACTCGCCGCCGCCGGCGAATTCCCGATCGGTATTTCCTTCGAATACCCGGCCGTTCAGTTGAAGCGCCAGGGTGCGCCGCTGGACATCATCCTGCCGAAAGAAGGCCTGGGCTGGGAGATCGAAGCCACCGCCGTGATCAAAGGCACACCGCACGAAGACGCGGCGAAGAAGCTGGCTGACTTCTCCGCGAGCCCGGCGGCGATGGAGCTCTATAAAGAGAACTTCGCAGTGCTCGCGCAACCGGGTATCGCCAAGCCGCAGACTGAACTGCCGGCCGACTACGAGCAGCGTTTGATCAAGAACGACTTTGCCTGGGCGTCGAAGAATCGCGACCAGATCCTGACCGAGTGGCGCAAGCGCTATGACGGTAAGTCCGAGAAAGTGGCTGCCAAGTAA
- a CDS encoding putative 2-aminoethylphosphonate ABC transporter permease subunit, producing the protein MSANVALPIPHKQVRQTSRAEIGDRLFVVGGKILLLGLLGVAVLMPLLAIFWRGFSSEAGQGGGLIAARELLTSANFHWLLGNSLKVSLSVAAIVVPLAYLFAYALQRTLIPGKGIWRGMSLLPLMAPSMLPGIALVYLFGNQGMLRGLLSDNIYGFWGIVLGEVIYTFPHALMILLSALSLADARLFDAASSMGASPAKAFRSITWPATRQAVFAAFCLVFTLTITDFGVPVVVGGDYQVLALEAYKAVVGQQQFGRGALIGMVLLLPALFSFGVDAWLRRRHGDSMSGRAQVFQPAASKLRDGCYLAIVLLICAALLLVFGMAVYSSLVKFWPYNLSLSLNHYQFNDTAGGGWLAYGNSVKMALCTALIGSVLIFTGAYLMEKTKGQRGLNLTLRMLSFVPMAVPGLVLGLGYVFFFNLSGNPLHVLYGTMTLLVVCTIAHYLTTAQMTATTALRQLDAEFEAAALSLKAPLYRHYLRVTVPICLPALLDIVRYLFVSAMTTVSAAIFLYSPDTILAAVAVLNMDDAGNVGGAAAMSTLILFTSAGVSLLLAWASRGLLRRSQAWRQTAPGL; encoded by the coding sequence AAGCTGGACAGGGTGGCGGTCTGATCGCCGCTCGCGAACTGCTGACCAGCGCCAATTTCCACTGGCTGCTGGGCAACAGCCTGAAAGTCTCTCTCAGCGTCGCGGCCATTGTCGTACCGTTGGCTTATCTGTTTGCCTACGCTCTGCAACGTACGCTGATTCCCGGTAAAGGCATTTGGCGCGGCATGTCGCTATTGCCACTAATGGCGCCGTCGATGCTGCCGGGGATCGCTTTGGTTTACCTGTTCGGCAATCAGGGCATGTTGCGCGGTTTGCTCTCGGACAATATCTACGGCTTCTGGGGCATTGTTCTGGGCGAGGTCATCTACACCTTCCCACACGCCTTGATGATTTTGCTGTCAGCGTTGTCCCTGGCGGACGCGCGACTGTTCGATGCTGCTTCAAGCATGGGCGCCAGCCCGGCGAAAGCCTTTCGTAGCATCACCTGGCCGGCGACCCGTCAGGCAGTGTTCGCGGCGTTCTGTCTGGTGTTCACCTTGACCATCACCGACTTCGGCGTGCCCGTGGTGGTCGGTGGCGACTACCAAGTGCTGGCGCTGGAAGCTTACAAAGCCGTGGTCGGCCAGCAACAATTCGGTCGCGGTGCGCTGATCGGCATGGTCTTGCTGCTGCCGGCGCTGTTCAGCTTCGGCGTTGATGCCTGGCTGCGTCGGCGTCACGGCGACTCCATGAGCGGTCGGGCGCAGGTCTTTCAACCGGCGGCGTCAAAACTGCGGGACGGCTGCTACCTGGCCATCGTGCTGTTGATCTGCGCGGCATTGCTGCTGGTGTTCGGCATGGCGGTGTACTCGTCGCTGGTGAAATTCTGGCCGTACAACCTGTCGCTGTCGCTCAACCATTACCAGTTCAACGACACGGCGGGCGGCGGCTGGCTGGCCTACGGCAACAGCGTGAAGATGGCGTTGTGTACGGCGTTGATCGGCAGCGTGCTGATCTTCACCGGTGCTTACCTGATGGAAAAAACCAAGGGCCAGCGCGGATTGAATCTGACACTGCGCATGCTCAGTTTCGTCCCGATGGCGGTGCCGGGTCTGGTGCTGGGGCTGGGTTACGTCTTCTTCTTCAACCTCAGCGGCAACCCGTTGCATGTGCTCTACGGGACCATGACCCTGCTGGTGGTCTGCACCATTGCTCACTATTTGACCACTGCGCAAATGACCGCCACCACCGCGCTGCGCCAACTCGATGCCGAGTTCGAAGCTGCCGCGCTGTCGCTCAAGGCGCCGCTGTACCGGCACTACCTGCGGGTCACCGTGCCGATCTGCCTGCCGGCGTTGCTGGACATCGTGCGCTACCTGTTCGTCTCGGCCATGACCACCGTCTCGGCGGCGATCTTCCTCTACAGCCCCGACACCATCCTCGCGGCGGTGGCGGTGCTGAACATGGACGACGCCGGCAACGTCGGCGGCGCGGCGGCGATGTCGACCCTGATTCTGTTCACCTCGGCGGGCGTGTCCCTGCTGCTGGCCTGGGCCTCGCGCGGTTTGTTGCGTCGCTCCCAGGCCTGGCGGCAGACCGCGCCCGGTCTTTGA
- a CDS encoding DUF2868 domain-containing protein, with product MTELTPLQSLWLSETIRLREEHAGPLDDLEANRIARSAGGDLPTRIQCRARWLAERDGQTRALKHWLQGARLALIVLAVLAVISGAGLAFAALGDGQSPVNVFWALGSLLGLNLILLLSWALGLVFAGEQGAALGRLWLWLSEKLARDANAAQLAPALLLLLQRQKLNRWALGVLVNGLWLLAMLSALVMVLTLMATRRYGFVWETTILGGDTFVAMTQALGALPALLGFSVPSVEMIRASGDAALNIESARQAWAAWLVGVLLVYGVLPRLLLALFCLWRWKTGQAALRLDLNLPGYAQLRERLMPTSERLGISDAAPAQLHRVENTASDLQSDGALLVAIELDDQRPWPPQLPKNVNNAGVLDSRESRHKLLEQLSRFPPARLAIACDPRRSPDRGSLALIAELARSATATRVWLLQAPPGEALDAERLGDWHVALQQLDLPFADCAPLNWLETGHD from the coding sequence GTGACTGAACTGACTCCACTGCAAAGCCTCTGGCTGAGCGAAACCATACGCCTGCGTGAAGAACACGCAGGCCCCTTGGATGATCTGGAAGCCAACCGAATCGCCCGCAGCGCCGGCGGCGACCTGCCGACGCGCATTCAATGCCGCGCCCGGTGGCTGGCCGAGCGCGACGGGCAGACCCGCGCCCTCAAACACTGGCTGCAAGGCGCACGACTGGCGTTGATCGTGCTCGCCGTGCTGGCCGTGATCAGTGGCGCCGGCCTGGCGTTTGCCGCGCTGGGCGACGGCCAGTCCCCGGTCAATGTGTTCTGGGCCTTGGGCAGCCTGCTGGGGCTGAACCTGATTCTGCTATTGAGCTGGGCCCTGGGCCTGGTGTTCGCCGGCGAACAGGGCGCCGCCCTCGGACGCTTGTGGTTGTGGCTCAGTGAAAAACTCGCCCGCGATGCCAACGCCGCGCAACTGGCGCCGGCACTGCTGCTGTTGCTGCAACGGCAGAAACTCAATCGTTGGGCGCTGGGTGTGCTGGTCAACGGATTGTGGTTGCTGGCGATGCTCAGTGCCTTGGTGATGGTGCTGACGCTGATGGCGACCCGGCGCTACGGTTTCGTCTGGGAGACCACCATTCTCGGCGGCGACACCTTCGTCGCCATGACCCAAGCCCTCGGCGCCCTGCCGGCCTTGCTCGGCTTCAGTGTGCCGAGCGTGGAGATGATTCGCGCCAGTGGCGACGCCGCGCTGAACATCGAAAGCGCTCGCCAGGCCTGGGCGGCGTGGCTGGTTGGGGTGCTGCTGGTGTACGGCGTTTTGCCGCGCTTGCTGCTTGCATTGTTCTGCCTGTGGCGCTGGAAAACCGGTCAAGCAGCCCTGCGTCTGGATTTGAACCTGCCCGGCTACGCCCAACTGCGCGAACGGCTGATGCCCACCAGCGAACGCCTGGGCATCAGCGATGCCGCGCCTGCGCAACTTCATCGGGTTGAAAACACTGCCAGCGATCTGCAAAGCGATGGCGCGCTGCTGGTGGCCATCGAGCTGGACGACCAACGCCCGTGGCCGCCGCAGTTGCCGAAAAACGTCAACAACGCCGGCGTCCTCGACAGCCGAGAATCCCGGCACAAACTGCTCGAACAGCTGAGTCGTTTTCCCCCGGCTCGTCTGGCCATCGCCTGTGACCCACGGCGTTCGCCGGACCGTGGCAGCCTGGCGCTGATTGCCGAACTGGCTCGCAGCGCTACCGCCACCCGTGTGTGGTTGCTGCAAGCGCCGCCCGGCGAAGCGCTGGATGCCGAACGCCTGGGCGACTGGCATGTTGCGCTACAGCAACTGGACCTGCCATTCGCCGATTGCGCGCCATTGAACTGGCTGGAGACGGGTCATGATTAA
- a CDS encoding phosphonate degradation HD-domain oxygenase, protein MDHHEQVIAKVFGLYERFGDNDYIGEPVSQIEHMSQAAELAMAEGFDDEVVLAAFFHDIGHLCAVGAENMGGFGIVSHERLGADYLRRAGFSERMAWLVEYHVQAKRYLTLKESGYYERLSEASRRTLEYQGGVMTATEAEAFEQDPLCAVSLRMRQWDELAKEMWVPVMDLGILKEKALRLLAE, encoded by the coding sequence ATGGACCACCATGAGCAAGTGATCGCAAAGGTGTTCGGTCTGTACGAGCGTTTTGGCGACAACGATTACATCGGCGAACCGGTGTCGCAGATCGAGCACATGTCGCAAGCCGCCGAACTGGCGATGGCCGAGGGCTTCGATGATGAAGTGGTGCTGGCGGCGTTCTTTCACGACATCGGGCACCTCTGCGCCGTGGGTGCCGAGAACATGGGTGGTTTTGGGATCGTCAGCCACGAGCGACTGGGCGCTGATTATTTACGCCGCGCTGGCTTCAGCGAACGCATGGCGTGGCTGGTGGAATATCACGTGCAGGCCAAGCGTTATCTGACGCTCAAAGAGTCTGGGTACTACGAGCGTTTGAGCGAAGCCAGTCGGCGCACGCTTGAGTATCAGGGCGGGGTGATGACGGCTACCGAGGCCGAGGCGTTCGAGCAGGATCCGTTGTGTGCCGTCAGTTTGCGGATGCGTCAGTGGGATGAGTTGGCCAAGGAGATGTGGGTGCCGGTGATGGATCTGGGCATCTTGAAGGAAAAGGCGTTGCGGCTGTTGGCAGAGTAA